The DNA window CGTCAGATCGAAGTCAAACACGACAATGCGCTGCCCACTCCTTCGTTGACACTCGGCTGGCCCTGAGGCAGGTTCAAGCATGATTCCTCCCCAATCTGCGCTCAAATCAATCTCAAAAAGTCCCACAAACACTGTCAATTCACAAGCCGCAGCCCAGCGGCTGCGCCAAAGTCATCGCTGCCGCCGACTACCGCCTCACCCTTTAACTTGCCTCGCCGGAAGGCAGGGCGGCGTGATGAACTCCTGCTTCAGGCCATAGCTGCGCACCAGGCGCATGTAATTGCGACTGGTGACGACCAACCCGTTATTCGAGCGCAGCAAGAACGGCTCACACACCTGGCCAAGCATGCCGTAGCGCGTGATCAGCGCCTGATCCAGGGCTGCCGAGGCCGTACTTGCCTTTCCGGTTCGGGAAAGGTGCCAGCCATGCAATG is part of the Frateuria aurantia DSM 6220 genome and encodes:
- a CDS encoding DDE-type integrase/transposase/recombinase, giving the protein MFQLEGWQGCKQAPGQRPRIEAKVSRAEKPDQRWPTDLGRIWGDKDGRLNLALVIDCSTRPLHGWHLSRTGKASTASAALDQALITRYGMLGQVCEPFLLRSNNGLVVTSRNYMRLVRSYGLKQEFITPPCLPARQVKG